Proteins encoded together in one Colius striatus isolate bColStr4 chromosome 3, bColStr4.1.hap1, whole genome shotgun sequence window:
- the TACC3 gene encoding transforming acidic coiled-coil-containing protein 3 isoform X2 produces the protein MSLQILNAENGENGGNVKDDLMAEDSGFFFAPPELTGRPSILRPSQKENLPPKGVAKAMKVTFQTPLRDPQTRKILSPTMMDKLDAALTLDDCSEAAVDDLLSAPFSVELNTEGEWEGPEKLSQPGAELLQGRGTQTRICQQKAEANSTVTNTQMPEKVSTAPYPDDEMPVKSRGSYNLDFDNLNDFNPFQSSVQLQHSPGNVQKSPVRVSSSPEKSCKKSEDTLLDDTAPFASTTASTECSGEEEVVLLPGKEPVLRHLEPEKSMLSPKQAVSDSVQDAKSASTDVSQMDNSVGLAEAATPVQLSGNLDCSSSDVINSSKTGESKLQNVSVAGKTSAEELSVSTEEPAEKSSVTKAGPVKLEFDFDNTTVRKPPPKKLGKRPGIKPPSKKIPVTKTKIENAEVQNRSHVEDEIPVPKASYKFDWDKIDDPNFNPFGGGSKISTSPKCSKPSPQKADLQEEQDGTSSRRESLPVGQVDTSSTCETLEEREPKSLEIIKESILEDKPRTQDNKAGFQTEAELPEEINMEKQMRPSKMSLTSGPSQDNLVSADSGKKSMSTEGNKPISNRTEITADGHTASTEPEELFRPSSEVLGMGMEIDYLEQFGTSSFKESALRKQSLYLKFDPLLRDSPRKPVCGTIEKNVNVTTAALQHGLVTDPSKLLEAEQPTVSSQKEEKPKGLDLLGTFTTSIQDIVPRTPASPAGDIAPDLFAVSTNTEMDAIIDVLKYSQRDMDAAVELVTREVQEKELEIQEWKNKYDKLNAEYKEMGKIITEFEVTITQIMEDAQKQKEFSKKEIQKIVEEKQHVISDLNSMEKSFSELFKRFEKQKEVLEGYHKNEEALKKCAEEYLARIKKEEQRYQILKAHAEEKLHQANEEIAQVRSKAQSETAALQASLRKEQMRIQSLERSLEQKTKENDELTKICDDLILKMGKI, from the exons ATGAGTCTGCagattttaaatgcagaaaatggagaaaacgGAGGAAACGTCAAGGATGATTTAATGGCGGAAGACTCGGGCTTTTTCTTTGCGCCACCAGAACTTACAGGGAGACCTTCGATTCTCCGTCCGtctcagaaagaaaatttgCCACCAAAAGGTGTGGCAAAAGCTATGAAG GTAACTTTTCAGACTCCTCTAAGAGATCCTCAAACTCGAAAAATCTTAAGTCCCACTATGATGGACAAACTTGATGCTGCTTTGACACTTGATGATTGCAGTGAAGCTGCTGTGGACGATCTCTTATCTGCACCCTTCAGTGTTGA GTTAAACACTGAAGGAGAATGGGAGGGGCCTGAGAAGCTGAGCCAGCCTGGGGCTGAACTCTTGCAGGGAAGAGGCACTCAAACCCG TATATGTCAACAAAAGGCTGAAGCAAACAGTACAGTGACAAATACACAAATGCCGGAGAAGGTCAGCACAGCTCCTTACCCAGATGATGAGATGCCAGTGAAGAGTCGAGGTTCCTACAATCTTGATTTTGATAATTTAAATGACTTCAATCCATTTCAAAGTTCAGTGCAGTTGCAACATTCTCCTGGAAATGTGCAGAAGTCTCCTGTAAGAGTATCTAGCAGTCCTGAGAAAAGTTGTAAAAAAAGTGAAGATACTCTTCTGGATGATACAGCTCCTTTTGCTTCAACCACAGCAAGTACAGAGTGCTCAGGTGAAGAGGAAGTGGTTCTCTTACCTGGAAAAGAACCTGTGTTAAGACACCTGGAGCCTGAGAAGTCTATGCTGTCCCCTAAGCAAGCAGTCAGTGACTCTGTTCAGGATGCTAAGTCTGCTTCCACAGATGTCAGCCAAATGGATAATTCAGTAGGATTAGCAGAAGCAGCTACACCAGTCCAGTTATCTGGCAACTTAGATTGCAGTAGTTCTGATGTAATTAATTCTTCTAAGACTGGGGAATCAAAGCTTCAGAATGTTTCTGTGGCAGGGAAAACCTCTGCAGAAGAGCTGTCTGTCTCCACAGAGGAGCCTGCAGAAAAGTCTAGTGTCACCAAGGCTGGACCAGTAAAACTGGAATTTGACTTTGATAATACCACTGTTAGAAAGCCACCTCCTAAGAAACTGGGTAAAAGACCTGGAATTAAGCCACCTTCCAAAAAAATTCCTGttaccaaaacaaaaatagagAATGCTGAAGTGCAAAATAGAAGTCATGTGGAAGATGAAATCCCTGTTCCCAAAGCATCTTACAAGTTTGACTGGGACAAAATTGATGATCCAAACTTCAATCCATTTGGAGGAGGATCTAAAATTTCCACCTCACCTAAGTGTTCTAAACCTAGCCCTCAGAAAGCTGACCTGCAAGAGGAGCAGGATGGTACCTCATCAAGAAGGGAGTCTCTTCCAGTAGGGCAAGTTGACACATCAAGTACCTGTGAAACTCTTGAGGAAAGAGAACCCAAAAGTCT gGAAATCATCAAAGAGAGTATACTGGAAGACAAACCAAGAACTCAAGACAACAAGGCAGGATTTCAAACAGAAGCTGAACTTCCAGAAGAGATAAACATG gAGAAGCAAATGCGCCCATCTAAAATGTCTCTGACTAGTGGCCCCTCTCAAGATAATTTGGTTTCTGCTGACAGTGGAAAGAAGTCCATGTCTACAGAAGGAAATAAACCTATCTCCAACAGAACTGAAATAACAGCAGATGGGCATACAGCTAGCACTGAACCTGAAGAGCTCTTCAGACCATCATCAGAAG TTCTAGGAATGGGCATGGAAATAGACTACCTGGAACAGTTTGGAACTTCATCA TTCAAAGAGTCTGCCTTGAGGAAACAGTCGTTGTATTTAAAGTTTGACCCTCTGTTGAGAGACAGTCCGAGAAAACCAGTTTGTGGTActattgaaaaaaatgtgaatgtcACAACAGCTGCACTTCAGCATGG tcttgtTACTGATCCAAGTAAATTGCTTGAAGCTGAACAGCCTACAGTGAGTtctcaaaaagaagaaaaaccaaaaggacTGGATCTTCTGGGAACATTTACAACTTCTATACAG gACATAGTTCCTCGAACTCCAGCCTCCCCAGCTGGGGACATTGCTCCAGACCTCTTTGCTGTTTCCACAAACACTGAAATGGATGCTATTATAGATGTGCTAAAATATAGCCAGAGAGACATGGATGCAGCTGTGGAGCTGGTTACAAGAGAG GTTCAAGAGAAAGAGCTGGAGATTCAGGAATGGAAAAACAAGTATGATAAGCTTAATGCAGAATACAAGGAAATGGG gaaaataatTACTGAGTTTGAAGTTACAATAACACAAATAATGG AAGATGCTCAGAAGCAAAAGGaattttcaaaaaaagaaattcagaagatAGTGGAAGAGAAGCAACACGTTATTTCAGATCTGAACTCTATGGAGAAGTCTTTCTCTGAACTCTTCAAACgatttgaaaagcagaaagaagtgCTTGAGGGTTACCACAAA AATGAAGAAGCTCTGAAAAAATGTGCTGAAGAATACCTGGCTAGAATTAAAAAAGAGGAGCAGAGATATCAGATACTGAAGGCACATGCAGAAGAAAAGCTACATCA AGCAAATGAGGAAATTGCCCAGGTCCGAAGCAAAGCCCAGTCAGAGACTGCAGCACTCCAGGCCAGTCTCCGCAAAGAACAAATGAGGATCCAGTCTTTAGAGAGGAGCCTTGAGCAAAAG ACTAAAGAAAATGATGAACTAACGAAAATCTGTGATGACTTGATCCTGAAGATGGGAAAAATTTGA
- the TACC3 gene encoding transforming acidic coiled-coil-containing protein 3 isoform X7, whose amino-acid sequence MPEKVSTAPYPDDEMPVKSRGSYNLDFDNLNDFNPFQSSVQLQHSPGNVQKSPVRVSSSPEKSCKKSEDTLLDDTAPFASTTASTECSGEEEVVLLPGKEPVLRHLEPEKSMLSPKQAVSDSVQDAKSASTDVSQMDNSVGLAEAATPVQLSGNLDCSSSDVINSSKTGESKLQNVSVAGKTSAEELSVSTEEPAEKSSVTKAGPVKLEFDFDNTTVRKPPPKKLGKRPGIKPPSKKIPVTKTKIENAEVQNRSHVEDEIPVPKASYKFDWDKIDDPNFNPFGGGSKISTSPKCSKPSPQKADLQEEQDGTSSRRESLPVGQVDTSSTCETLEEREPKSLEIIKESILEDKPRTQDNKAGFQTEAELPEEINMEKQMRPSKMSLTSGPSQDNLVSADSGKKSMSTEGNKPISNRTEITADGHTASTEPEELFRPSSEVLGMGMEIDYLEQFGTSSFKESALRKQSLYLKFDPLLRDSPRKPVCGTIEKNVNVTTAALQHGLVTDPSKLLEAEQPTVSSQKEEKPKGLDLLGTFTTSIQDIVPRTPASPAGDIAPDLFAVSTNTEMDAIIDVLKYSQRDMDAAVELVTREVQEKELEIQEWKNKYDKLNAEYKEMGKIITEFEVTITQIMEDAQKQKEFSKKEIQKIVEEKQHVISDLNSMEKSFSELFKRFEKQKEVLEGYHKNEEALKKCAEEYLARIKKEEQRYQILKAHAEEKLHQANEEIAQVRSKAQSETAALQASLRKEQMRIQSLERSLEQKTKENDELTKICDDLILKMGKI is encoded by the exons ATGCCGGAGAAGGTCAGCACAGCTCCTTACCCAGATGATGAGATGCCAGTGAAGAGTCGAGGTTCCTACAATCTTGATTTTGATAATTTAAATGACTTCAATCCATTTCAAAGTTCAGTGCAGTTGCAACATTCTCCTGGAAATGTGCAGAAGTCTCCTGTAAGAGTATCTAGCAGTCCTGAGAAAAGTTGTAAAAAAAGTGAAGATACTCTTCTGGATGATACAGCTCCTTTTGCTTCAACCACAGCAAGTACAGAGTGCTCAGGTGAAGAGGAAGTGGTTCTCTTACCTGGAAAAGAACCTGTGTTAAGACACCTGGAGCCTGAGAAGTCTATGCTGTCCCCTAAGCAAGCAGTCAGTGACTCTGTTCAGGATGCTAAGTCTGCTTCCACAGATGTCAGCCAAATGGATAATTCAGTAGGATTAGCAGAAGCAGCTACACCAGTCCAGTTATCTGGCAACTTAGATTGCAGTAGTTCTGATGTAATTAATTCTTCTAAGACTGGGGAATCAAAGCTTCAGAATGTTTCTGTGGCAGGGAAAACCTCTGCAGAAGAGCTGTCTGTCTCCACAGAGGAGCCTGCAGAAAAGTCTAGTGTCACCAAGGCTGGACCAGTAAAACTGGAATTTGACTTTGATAATACCACTGTTAGAAAGCCACCTCCTAAGAAACTGGGTAAAAGACCTGGAATTAAGCCACCTTCCAAAAAAATTCCTGttaccaaaacaaaaatagagAATGCTGAAGTGCAAAATAGAAGTCATGTGGAAGATGAAATCCCTGTTCCCAAAGCATCTTACAAGTTTGACTGGGACAAAATTGATGATCCAAACTTCAATCCATTTGGAGGAGGATCTAAAATTTCCACCTCACCTAAGTGTTCTAAACCTAGCCCTCAGAAAGCTGACCTGCAAGAGGAGCAGGATGGTACCTCATCAAGAAGGGAGTCTCTTCCAGTAGGGCAAGTTGACACATCAAGTACCTGTGAAACTCTTGAGGAAAGAGAACCCAAAAGTCT gGAAATCATCAAAGAGAGTATACTGGAAGACAAACCAAGAACTCAAGACAACAAGGCAGGATTTCAAACAGAAGCTGAACTTCCAGAAGAGATAAACATG gAGAAGCAAATGCGCCCATCTAAAATGTCTCTGACTAGTGGCCCCTCTCAAGATAATTTGGTTTCTGCTGACAGTGGAAAGAAGTCCATGTCTACAGAAGGAAATAAACCTATCTCCAACAGAACTGAAATAACAGCAGATGGGCATACAGCTAGCACTGAACCTGAAGAGCTCTTCAGACCATCATCAGAAG TTCTAGGAATGGGCATGGAAATAGACTACCTGGAACAGTTTGGAACTTCATCA TTCAAAGAGTCTGCCTTGAGGAAACAGTCGTTGTATTTAAAGTTTGACCCTCTGTTGAGAGACAGTCCGAGAAAACCAGTTTGTGGTActattgaaaaaaatgtgaatgtcACAACAGCTGCACTTCAGCATGG tcttgtTACTGATCCAAGTAAATTGCTTGAAGCTGAACAGCCTACAGTGAGTtctcaaaaagaagaaaaaccaaaaggacTGGATCTTCTGGGAACATTTACAACTTCTATACAG gACATAGTTCCTCGAACTCCAGCCTCCCCAGCTGGGGACATTGCTCCAGACCTCTTTGCTGTTTCCACAAACACTGAAATGGATGCTATTATAGATGTGCTAAAATATAGCCAGAGAGACATGGATGCAGCTGTGGAGCTGGTTACAAGAGAG GTTCAAGAGAAAGAGCTGGAGATTCAGGAATGGAAAAACAAGTATGATAAGCTTAATGCAGAATACAAGGAAATGGG gaaaataatTACTGAGTTTGAAGTTACAATAACACAAATAATGG AAGATGCTCAGAAGCAAAAGGaattttcaaaaaaagaaattcagaagatAGTGGAAGAGAAGCAACACGTTATTTCAGATCTGAACTCTATGGAGAAGTCTTTCTCTGAACTCTTCAAACgatttgaaaagcagaaagaagtgCTTGAGGGTTACCACAAA AATGAAGAAGCTCTGAAAAAATGTGCTGAAGAATACCTGGCTAGAATTAAAAAAGAGGAGCAGAGATATCAGATACTGAAGGCACATGCAGAAGAAAAGCTACATCA AGCAAATGAGGAAATTGCCCAGGTCCGAAGCAAAGCCCAGTCAGAGACTGCAGCACTCCAGGCCAGTCTCCGCAAAGAACAAATGAGGATCCAGTCTTTAGAGAGGAGCCTTGAGCAAAAG ACTAAAGAAAATGATGAACTAACGAAAATCTGTGATGACTTGATCCTGAAGATGGGAAAAATTTGA
- the TACC3 gene encoding transforming acidic coiled-coil-containing protein 3 isoform X4, translated as MSLQILNAENGENGGNVKDDLMAEDSGFFFAPPELTGRPSILRPSQKENLPPKGVAKAMKVTFQTPLRDPQTRKILSPTMMDKLDAALTLDDCSEAAVDDLLSAPFSVDICQQKAEANSTVTNTQMPEKVSTAPYPDDEMPVKSRGSYNLDFDNLNDFNPFQSSVQLQHSPGNVQKSPVRVSSSPEKSCKKSEDTLLDDTAPFASTTASTECSGEEEVVLLPGKEPVLRHLEPEKSMLSPKQAVSDSVQDAKSASTDVSQMDNSVGLAEAATPVQLSGNLDCSSSDVINSSKTGESKLQNVSVAGKTSAEELSVSTEEPAEKSSVTKAGPVKLEFDFDNTTVRKPPPKKLGKRPGIKPPSKKIPVTKTKIENAEVQNRSHVEDEIPVPKASYKFDWDKIDDPNFNPFGGGSKISTSPKCSKPSPQKADLQEEQDGTSSRRESLPVGQVDTSSTCETLEEREPKSLEIIKESILEDKPRTQDNKAGFQTEAELPEEINMEKQMRPSKMSLTSGPSQDNLVSADSGKKSMSTEGNKPISNRTEITADGHTASTEPEELFRPSSEVLGMGMEIDYLEQFGTSSFKESALRKQSLYLKFDPLLRDSPRKPVCGTIEKNVNVTTAALQHGLVTDPSKLLEAEQPTVSSQKEEKPKGLDLLGTFTTSIQDIVPRTPASPAGDIAPDLFAVSTNTEMDAIIDVLKYSQRDMDAAVELVTREVQEKELEIQEWKNKYDKLNAEYKEMGKIITEFEVTITQIMEDAQKQKEFSKKEIQKIVEEKQHVISDLNSMEKSFSELFKRFEKQKEVLEGYHKNEEALKKCAEEYLARIKKEEQRYQILKAHAEEKLHQANEEIAQVRSKAQSETAALQASLRKEQMRIQSLERSLEQKTKENDELTKICDDLILKMGKI; from the exons ATGAGTCTGCagattttaaatgcagaaaatggagaaaacgGAGGAAACGTCAAGGATGATTTAATGGCGGAAGACTCGGGCTTTTTCTTTGCGCCACCAGAACTTACAGGGAGACCTTCGATTCTCCGTCCGtctcagaaagaaaatttgCCACCAAAAGGTGTGGCAAAAGCTATGAAG GTAACTTTTCAGACTCCTCTAAGAGATCCTCAAACTCGAAAAATCTTAAGTCCCACTATGATGGACAAACTTGATGCTGCTTTGACACTTGATGATTGCAGTGAAGCTGCTGTGGACGATCTCTTATCTGCACCCTTCAGTGTTGA TATATGTCAACAAAAGGCTGAAGCAAACAGTACAGTGACAAATACACAAATGCCGGAGAAGGTCAGCACAGCTCCTTACCCAGATGATGAGATGCCAGTGAAGAGTCGAGGTTCCTACAATCTTGATTTTGATAATTTAAATGACTTCAATCCATTTCAAAGTTCAGTGCAGTTGCAACATTCTCCTGGAAATGTGCAGAAGTCTCCTGTAAGAGTATCTAGCAGTCCTGAGAAAAGTTGTAAAAAAAGTGAAGATACTCTTCTGGATGATACAGCTCCTTTTGCTTCAACCACAGCAAGTACAGAGTGCTCAGGTGAAGAGGAAGTGGTTCTCTTACCTGGAAAAGAACCTGTGTTAAGACACCTGGAGCCTGAGAAGTCTATGCTGTCCCCTAAGCAAGCAGTCAGTGACTCTGTTCAGGATGCTAAGTCTGCTTCCACAGATGTCAGCCAAATGGATAATTCAGTAGGATTAGCAGAAGCAGCTACACCAGTCCAGTTATCTGGCAACTTAGATTGCAGTAGTTCTGATGTAATTAATTCTTCTAAGACTGGGGAATCAAAGCTTCAGAATGTTTCTGTGGCAGGGAAAACCTCTGCAGAAGAGCTGTCTGTCTCCACAGAGGAGCCTGCAGAAAAGTCTAGTGTCACCAAGGCTGGACCAGTAAAACTGGAATTTGACTTTGATAATACCACTGTTAGAAAGCCACCTCCTAAGAAACTGGGTAAAAGACCTGGAATTAAGCCACCTTCCAAAAAAATTCCTGttaccaaaacaaaaatagagAATGCTGAAGTGCAAAATAGAAGTCATGTGGAAGATGAAATCCCTGTTCCCAAAGCATCTTACAAGTTTGACTGGGACAAAATTGATGATCCAAACTTCAATCCATTTGGAGGAGGATCTAAAATTTCCACCTCACCTAAGTGTTCTAAACCTAGCCCTCAGAAAGCTGACCTGCAAGAGGAGCAGGATGGTACCTCATCAAGAAGGGAGTCTCTTCCAGTAGGGCAAGTTGACACATCAAGTACCTGTGAAACTCTTGAGGAAAGAGAACCCAAAAGTCT gGAAATCATCAAAGAGAGTATACTGGAAGACAAACCAAGAACTCAAGACAACAAGGCAGGATTTCAAACAGAAGCTGAACTTCCAGAAGAGATAAACATG gAGAAGCAAATGCGCCCATCTAAAATGTCTCTGACTAGTGGCCCCTCTCAAGATAATTTGGTTTCTGCTGACAGTGGAAAGAAGTCCATGTCTACAGAAGGAAATAAACCTATCTCCAACAGAACTGAAATAACAGCAGATGGGCATACAGCTAGCACTGAACCTGAAGAGCTCTTCAGACCATCATCAGAAG TTCTAGGAATGGGCATGGAAATAGACTACCTGGAACAGTTTGGAACTTCATCA TTCAAAGAGTCTGCCTTGAGGAAACAGTCGTTGTATTTAAAGTTTGACCCTCTGTTGAGAGACAGTCCGAGAAAACCAGTTTGTGGTActattgaaaaaaatgtgaatgtcACAACAGCTGCACTTCAGCATGG tcttgtTACTGATCCAAGTAAATTGCTTGAAGCTGAACAGCCTACAGTGAGTtctcaaaaagaagaaaaaccaaaaggacTGGATCTTCTGGGAACATTTACAACTTCTATACAG gACATAGTTCCTCGAACTCCAGCCTCCCCAGCTGGGGACATTGCTCCAGACCTCTTTGCTGTTTCCACAAACACTGAAATGGATGCTATTATAGATGTGCTAAAATATAGCCAGAGAGACATGGATGCAGCTGTGGAGCTGGTTACAAGAGAG GTTCAAGAGAAAGAGCTGGAGATTCAGGAATGGAAAAACAAGTATGATAAGCTTAATGCAGAATACAAGGAAATGGG gaaaataatTACTGAGTTTGAAGTTACAATAACACAAATAATGG AAGATGCTCAGAAGCAAAAGGaattttcaaaaaaagaaattcagaagatAGTGGAAGAGAAGCAACACGTTATTTCAGATCTGAACTCTATGGAGAAGTCTTTCTCTGAACTCTTCAAACgatttgaaaagcagaaagaagtgCTTGAGGGTTACCACAAA AATGAAGAAGCTCTGAAAAAATGTGCTGAAGAATACCTGGCTAGAATTAAAAAAGAGGAGCAGAGATATCAGATACTGAAGGCACATGCAGAAGAAAAGCTACATCA AGCAAATGAGGAAATTGCCCAGGTCCGAAGCAAAGCCCAGTCAGAGACTGCAGCACTCCAGGCCAGTCTCCGCAAAGAACAAATGAGGATCCAGTCTTTAGAGAGGAGCCTTGAGCAAAAG ACTAAAGAAAATGATGAACTAACGAAAATCTGTGATGACTTGATCCTGAAGATGGGAAAAATTTGA